One Triticum dicoccoides isolate Atlit2015 ecotype Zavitan chromosome 4B, WEW_v2.0, whole genome shotgun sequence genomic window carries:
- the LOC119295348 gene encoding uncharacterized protein LOC119295348 gives MAVEGAGKGVSSMCCSSGELQRRGAGKRMLSRVLADSVDRSGLLEWAKYLTTGKIEVLYKQWMLGCDHKAVPFSTTKSQSGHVSSVFKLVHYELVLQCLKKLPGVVVQDIPYRTSRAVQNAGTNCASDKEVDELLIKLPGRLRDALLYHSNLKV, from the exons atggctgtagaggggGCCGGAAAGGGGGTGTCATCGATGTGCTGTTCAAGCGGCGAGTTGCAGCGGAGGGGCGCGGGCAAGAGGATGCTATCGAG GGTTCTTGCGGATAGTGTTGATCGTTCTGGGTTGTTGGAGTGGGCCAAATACCTGACGACGGGTAAGATAGAGGTGCTGTACAAGCAGTGGATGCTCGGCTGCGACCATAAG GCTGTACCATTCTCCACAACAAAAAGTCAAAGTGGGCATGTTTCTTCTGTCTTTAAACTTGTGCACTATGAGCTGGTGTTGCAATGCTTGAAGAAGTTGCCTGGCGTTGTTGTGCAAGATATACCTTATAGAACAAGCCGTGCTGTTCAAAATGCTGGCACAAACTGCGCTTCTGATAAAGAAGTTGACGAGCTTCTCATAAAGCTGCCCGGTCGATTACGAGATGCACTTCTATACCATTCCAACTTGAAGGTGTGA